The following proteins come from a genomic window of Lolium rigidum isolate FL_2022 chromosome 5, APGP_CSIRO_Lrig_0.1, whole genome shotgun sequence:
- the LOC124651471 gene encoding cytochrome P450 81Q32-like, with the protein MIEIHLIPPSLPLLGHLHLIKKPLHRSLAALAGAPAVNAAPLLSLRLGMRRALLVSSHAAAEECFTVHDAVLAGRPQVLAGEHLGYGRTSVVWVSYGDHWRGLRRFFAAELFSSSRLGALAAERHSEVAFLVENLLHDAVASSRGIITLRPKLFELVLNVMLRAITGRRHAGDVHMFQEIVEETFAVSGVPSVGDFFPALRWVDRVRGVEAAMANLQSRRDAFATGLIDDHRRTRDAGSRDVKKKAVIDVLMEHQQTDPDYYTDTVVKGIVLVLLGAGTDTSALTTEWAMAQLLTHPEAMKKARAEIDAVVGTGRLVDESDITNLPYLQCVVKETLRLCPVAPVIPAHESMEDCTVGGFRVRRGTMILVNAWAIHRDANIWDAPEEFRPERFMDRDTVTVPMLPFGLGRRRCPGEGLAMRLVPLTLAALLQCFEWDIAEGSTVDMAEGAGLTMPMATPLAAVCRPRQFVKSVLSAST; encoded by the exons atgattgagatccatctgat CCCGCCGTCTCTCCCGCTGCTCGGCCACCTCCACCTTATCAAGAAGCCGCTGCACCGCTCGCTGGCCGCGCTCGCCGGGGCCCCAGCGGTGAACGCGGCGCCGCTCCTGTCTCTCAGGCTGGGCATGCGCCGGGCGCTGCTCGTGTCATctcacgccgccgccgaggagtGCTTCACGGTGCACGACGCCGTGCTGGCAGGGAGGCCGCAGGTGCTCGCCGGGGAGCACCTCGGGTACGGGCGCACCAGcgtcgtgtgggtctcttacggGGACCACTGGCGCGGCCTGCGCCGGTTCTTCGCCGCCGAGCTCTTCTCCTCTTCCCGCCTCGGCGCGCTCGCCGCCGAACGCCACTCCGAGGTCGCGTTCCTCGTCGAGAACCTGCTCCATGACGCCGTAGCCTCCAGCAGGGGGATCATCACCCTCCGTCCGAAGCTCTTCGAGCTGGTGCTCAACGTGATGCTGCGCGCGATCACCGGACGCCGGCATGCCGGCGACGTGCACATGTTCCAGGAGATCGTCGAGGAGACGTTCGCGGTGAGCGGCGTGCCCAGCGTCGGGGACTTCTTTCCGGCGCTGCGGTGGGTCGACCGCGTCCGCGGCGTCGAGGCAGCGATGGCGAATCTGCAGTCGAGGCGTGACGCGTTCGCCACTGGCCTCATCGACGACCACCGGCGAACGCGCGACGCTGGTAGCCGGGACGTTAAGAAGAAGGCTGTGATTGACGTGCTCATGGAACATCAACAAACCGATCCAGACTACTACACTGACACCGTCGTCAAAGGCATCGTGTTG GTACTGCTCGGCGCCGGCACCGACACATCGGCGCTGACCACGGAGTGGGCGATGGCGCAGCTGCTGACGCACCCGGAGGCGATGAAGAAGGCGAGAGCCGAGATAGACGCCGTTGTCGGCACCGGCCGGCTAGTGGATGAGTCCGACATCACCAACCTCCCTTACCTGCAATGCGTCGTCAAAGAAACCCTTCGGCTCTGCCCCGTTGCCCCGGTCATCCCGGCGCACGAGTCAATGGAGGACTGCACGGTGGGCGGCTTCCGCGTCCGGCGTGGCACGATGATCCTCGTCAACGCGTGGGCGATCCACCGGGACGCCAATATCTGGGATGCGCCGGAGGAGTTCAGGCCGGAGCGCTTCATGGACAGAGACACGGTCACGGTGCCCATGCTGCCGTTCGGGCTTGGCCGGAGGCGATGTCCCGGCGAGGGCCTGGCGATGCGCCTTGTCCCCCTGACACTGGCAGCACTATTGCAGTGCTTCGAGTGGGATATTGCTGAAGGCAGTACCGTCGACATGGCCGAAGGTGCTGGGCTGACGATGCCAATGGCGACGCCATTGGCGGCTGTCTGCCGGCCCCGCCAGTTCGTCAAGAGTGTGCTCTCTGCTTCCACCTGA